A window from Erythrobacter sp. YJ-T3-07 encodes these proteins:
- a CDS encoding sodium:calcium antiporter, with translation MPDIQSLPLPWLAALFIASALLIAFFGSKMAAIADVLADRTGLGEALIGAVLLGAGTSISGIVTSITTAAGGAPELAVSNAMGGIAAQTMFLALADIFYRHVNLEHAGASTVNLGQATVLIILSVLPIMAYAAPQIAFFGVHPVSPIMIAVYLIGLHNAHSIRQEPMWQPKETPGLRVEEDDVENDPRSTALLACLFAGLVLIVGACGWVVGESGLALSGQLGISQGVVGALGTAIVTSLPELVTTIAAVRRGALQLAIGGIIGGNMFDALFVSASDIAYRDGSIYHAIGERTLFWMALVCLMTGVLLLGLLRREKQGPGGIGWESVILLALWLGAAALQVALG, from the coding sequence ATGCCCGACATCCAGTCCCTCCCCCTGCCCTGGCTGGCCGCGCTGTTCATCGCGAGCGCGCTGCTGATCGCTTTTTTCGGCAGCAAGATGGCCGCCATCGCCGACGTGCTGGCCGACCGCACCGGTCTTGGCGAAGCGCTGATCGGTGCGGTCCTGCTGGGCGCGGGGACGAGCATTTCGGGCATCGTAACCTCGATCACCACCGCCGCCGGCGGCGCGCCCGAGCTTGCGGTGTCCAACGCCATGGGCGGGATCGCCGCGCAGACGATGTTCCTCGCGCTGGCGGACATCTTCTATCGCCACGTTAATCTGGAGCACGCAGGCGCAAGCACGGTGAACCTTGGCCAAGCGACCGTGCTCATCATCCTCTCGGTCCTGCCGATCATGGCCTATGCCGCGCCGCAGATCGCGTTTTTCGGCGTTCACCCGGTCAGCCCGATCATGATCGCGGTCTATCTGATCGGCCTGCACAACGCGCATTCGATCCGGCAGGAGCCGATGTGGCAACCCAAGGAAACGCCGGGCCTGCGCGTCGAGGAAGACGATGTCGAGAACGACCCGCGCTCGACCGCCCTGCTCGCCTGCCTGTTCGCCGGTCTGGTGCTGATCGTCGGCGCATGCGGCTGGGTGGTCGGCGAAAGCGGCCTTGCGCTGAGCGGCCAGCTGGGCATTTCGCAAGGCGTGGTCGGCGCGCTGGGCACCGCGATCGTCACCTCGCTGCCCGAACTCGTGACCACCATCGCGGCGGTGCGGCGCGGCGCGCTGCAACTCGCGATCGGCGGGATCATCGGCGGCAACATGTTCGATGCGCTGTTCGTCTCCGCCAGCGACATCGCCTACCGCGACGGCTCGATCTATCACGCGATCGGAGAGCGCACGCTGTTCTGGATGGCGCTGGTGTGCCTGATGACCGGCGTGCTGCTGTTGGGCCTGCTGCGGCGCGAGAAGCAGGGCCCCGGCGGGATCGGCTGGGAATCGGTCATCCTGCTCGCGCTATGGCTTGGCGCGGCCGCGCTGCAGGTCGCGCTGGGCTGA
- a CDS encoding lytic transglycosylase domain-containing protein → MKRILLPLAATLAALPVATPAMAQSQSAAEYFRERAANPNIPQVLSEADRQFYTRVFAALDNGNWSEVESLLAQRGDEPLKLIAQAEYYLDANSPRIELPALQEWLAKGSRLPQAQQITDLASKRGLMSAPYLPPEQSFLPQGYASKRILPRDTNDGTMPGDIKAAILDKISNDDPDGARLLLDGVDAGLSSEARAEWRRRVAWSYYIENNDAAALAMARTVRDGSGAWVPEGDWVVGISAWRMGDCATAADGFDRAAATAINPELSAAAYYWASRSYIRCRQPEKAAEKLRGAAMMDETLYGMLAREQLGQHLPRAGETPDLSPADWQQLSREENVRVAVALAELGHDELADEVLRHQARIGDPSEFTALSRLARELGLPSTQLWMAHNAPRGGTPDPALRFPVARWEPVNGWQVDPALAYAHALQESNFRAAVVSPAGARGLMQIMPAAAQDHAGALGVSGNPRSLNQPSVNLAFGQRHLQMLRDHPATQGKLPKIMAAYNAGLTPVGRWNTEVNDQGDPLLYMESIPYWETRGYVAIVTRNYWMYERQAAAPSPSRQALAMNRWPGFPEAGPPTQRFTRR, encoded by the coding sequence ATGAAACGCATTCTCCTCCCCCTCGCCGCCACGCTGGCCGCGCTGCCCGTGGCCACGCCCGCGATGGCCCAGTCGCAGAGCGCGGCGGAGTATTTCCGCGAACGCGCGGCCAATCCGAACATCCCCCAGGTGCTCAGCGAAGCCGACCGGCAGTTCTACACCCGCGTGTTCGCCGCGCTGGATAATGGCAACTGGAGCGAGGTCGAAAGCCTGCTCGCGCAGCGGGGCGACGAACCGCTCAAGCTGATTGCGCAGGCAGAGTATTATCTCGACGCAAACAGCCCGCGGATCGAACTGCCCGCGCTGCAGGAATGGCTCGCCAAGGGCAGCCGCCTGCCGCAGGCGCAGCAGATCACCGATCTCGCGTCCAAGCGCGGGTTGATGAGCGCGCCCTACCTGCCGCCCGAACAGAGCTTCCTCCCGCAGGGCTATGCCAGCAAGCGGATCCTGCCGCGCGATACCAATGACGGCACCATGCCGGGCGACATCAAGGCGGCGATCCTCGACAAGATCAGCAATGACGATCCCGACGGCGCGCGCCTGCTGCTCGACGGGGTGGATGCCGGGCTCAGCAGCGAAGCGCGGGCCGAATGGCGCCGCCGCGTCGCGTGGAGCTATTACATCGAGAACAACGACGCCGCCGCGCTCGCGATGGCGCGCACGGTGCGCGATGGCAGCGGGGCTTGGGTGCCCGAGGGCGACTGGGTGGTCGGCATCTCCGCCTGGCGGATGGGCGACTGCGCGACCGCCGCCGACGGTTTCGACCGCGCGGCCGCAACCGCGATCAACCCCGAACTCTCGGCGGCTGCCTATTACTGGGCGAGCCGGTCCTACATCCGTTGCCGCCAGCCGGAAAAGGCCGCGGAAAAGCTGCGCGGCGCGGCGATGATGGACGAGACGCTGTACGGCATGCTCGCGCGCGAGCAGCTGGGCCAGCACCTGCCACGTGCAGGCGAAACGCCCGACCTCAGCCCCGCCGACTGGCAGCAGCTCAGCCGCGAGGAGAACGTCCGCGTCGCAGTCGCTCTGGCCGAGCTGGGCCACGACGAGCTGGCCGACGAAGTGCTGCGCCACCAGGCGCGGATCGGCGATCCGTCCGAGTTCACCGCGCTCTCGCGCCTCGCGCGCGAGCTTGGCCTGCCCTCGACCCAGCTGTGGATGGCGCACAACGCCCCGCGCGGCGGCACGCCCGATCCGGCGCTGCGCTTCCCCGTCGCGCGGTGGGAGCCGGTGAACGGATGGCAGGTCGACCCCGCACTCGCCTACGCCCACGCCTTGCAGGAATCGAACTTCCGCGCCGCGGTCGTCAGCCCCGCAGGCGCGCGCGGGCTGATGCAGATCATGCCCGCCGCCGCGCAGGACCATGCCGGCGCGCTGGGCGTGAGCGGCAATCCCCGCTCGCTCAACCAGCCGAGCGTCAACCTCGCCTTCGGCCAGCGGCACCTGCAGATGCTGCGCGATCATCCCGCGACGCAGGGCAAGCTGCCCAAGATCATGGCCGCCTATAACGCCGGCCTCACGCCGGTGGGCCGCTGGAACACCGAGGTGAACGACCAGGGCGATCCGCTGCTCTACATGGAATCGATTCCTTATTGGGAAACGCGCGGCTATGTCGCGATCGTCACCCGCAACTACTGGATGTACGAGCGGCAGGCCGCCGCGCCTTCGCCCAGCAGGCAGGCGCTGGCGATGAACCGCTGGCCCGGCTTCCCCGAGGCAGGCCCGCCAACCCAGCGTTTCACGCGCCGCTGA
- a CDS encoding electron transfer flavoprotein-ubiquinone oxidoreductase, translated as MIERESMPCDVLVVGGGPAGLAAAIRLKQINEELEVVVLEKGSEIGAHILSGVVHDPKALNELFPDWKDMDCPIGEVPVTDNWHWVLRKNGKFPMPHLFMPPLMSNKGNYTGSLANLTRWLGEQAEGFGVMVFPGFPAAEVIYGDDGAVAGVITQDMGIAADGSQKPDFQPGMEIHAKYTLFAEGARGSLTKQLKAKFDLEKDCQPQTYGLGIKELWEIDPAKHVPGRVIHTQGWPLDNDSWGGGFLYHIGDNQVALGFVTALDYANPYLSPYHEFQRWKHHPDILDIIEGGKRVAYGARVINEGGWQSVPQLAFPGGALIGCSAGFVNVPRIKGSHTAMKSGMLAAESVAAAIATGKEHTQLDDYEENLRESWIATELKKVKNAQPAIAKLGGDFGTVLAGIDMWMRTLKIGLPFTLKHTPDYTHTKRADLFEPIIYPKPDGEISFDRLTSVAYSFTNHAEDQPCHLKVKDMELQKESELGQYAGLSQRYCPAGVYEWLVDEDSGEPKFQINSQNCVHCKTCDIKDPNQNIVWTVPEGGGGPNYPNM; from the coding sequence ATGATCGAACGTGAATCCATGCCGTGCGACGTGCTGGTGGTCGGCGGAGGCCCCGCCGGGCTCGCCGCAGCCATCCGCCTGAAGCAGATCAATGAAGAGCTTGAAGTCGTCGTCCTCGAAAAAGGGTCGGAGATCGGCGCGCATATTCTTTCGGGCGTGGTTCACGATCCGAAGGCGCTGAACGAGCTGTTCCCCGACTGGAAGGACATGGACTGCCCGATCGGTGAAGTGCCCGTGACCGACAACTGGCACTGGGTGCTGCGCAAGAACGGCAAGTTCCCCATGCCGCACCTCTTCATGCCCCCGCTGATGAGCAACAAGGGCAACTACACCGGCAGCCTCGCCAACCTGACCCGTTGGCTGGGTGAGCAGGCCGAAGGCTTTGGCGTGATGGTTTTCCCCGGATTCCCCGCAGCCGAAGTGATCTACGGCGATGACGGCGCGGTCGCGGGCGTCATCACGCAGGACATGGGCATCGCGGCGGATGGTTCGCAAAAGCCCGATTTCCAGCCGGGCATGGAAATCCACGCCAAGTACACCCTGTTCGCAGAGGGCGCACGCGGCAGCCTGACCAAGCAGCTCAAGGCGAAATTCGACCTCGAGAAGGATTGCCAGCCGCAGACCTATGGTCTGGGCATCAAGGAATTGTGGGAAATCGACCCTGCCAAGCACGTGCCGGGCCGGGTGATCCACACGCAAGGGTGGCCGCTCGACAACGATAGCTGGGGCGGCGGCTTCCTCTACCACATCGGCGACAATCAGGTCGCGCTCGGCTTCGTGACCGCGCTCGATTACGCCAACCCGTACCTGTCGCCCTATCACGAATTCCAGCGCTGGAAACACCATCCCGATATCCTCGACATCATCGAGGGCGGGAAGCGCGTGGCCTATGGCGCACGCGTGATCAACGAAGGCGGCTGGCAGAGTGTGCCGCAGCTGGCATTCCCCGGCGGGGCGCTGATCGGTTGCTCGGCAGGCTTCGTCAACGTGCCCCGGATCAAGGGCAGCCACACCGCGATGAAGAGCGGGATGCTGGCCGCCGAGAGCGTGGCGGCGGCGATTGCTACGGGCAAGGAGCACACCCAGCTCGACGATTACGAAGAGAACCTGCGCGAAAGCTGGATCGCGACCGAGCTCAAGAAGGTGAAGAATGCGCAGCCCGCGATCGCGAAGCTGGGCGGCGATTTCGGCACCGTGCTGGCGGGCATCGACATGTGGATGCGCACGCTCAAGATCGGGCTGCCGTTCACGCTGAAGCACACGCCCGACTACACACACACCAAGCGCGCCGACCTGTTCGAGCCGATCATCTATCCGAAGCCGGATGGAGAGATCAGCTTCGACCGGCTGACCAGCGTTGCCTACAGCTTCACCAACCATGCGGAAGACCAGCCCTGCCACCTGAAGGTGAAGGACATGGAGCTGCAGAAGGAAAGTGAGCTGGGCCAATATGCCGGGCTATCGCAGCGCTACTGCCCGGCGGGTGTGTATGAATGGCTGGTCGACGAGGATAGCGGCGAGCCCAAGTTCCAGATCAACTCGCAAAACTGCGTCCACTGCAAGACCTGCGACATCAAGGACCCGAACCAGAACATCGTCTGGACCGTCCCCGAAGGTGGCGGCGGGCCGAACTATCCGAATATGTGA
- the moaB gene encoding molybdenum cofactor biosynthesis protein B gives MAIDETRTFQPIGIALVTVSDTRDPSTDSSGDLLEARVREAGHTLVERTICPDDAAEIYDVLRRFIASKQVDCVITTGGTGLTGRDVTPEALDRVKDKDIPGFGELFRWISYQSIGTSTVQSRACAVLAGDTFVFALPGSNGAVKDGWDKILKDQLDSRHRPCNFVELMPRLLER, from the coding sequence ATGGCTATCGACGAAACCCGCACGTTCCAGCCGATCGGGATCGCGCTGGTCACCGTATCGGACACCCGCGATCCTTCGACCGACAGCTCGGGCGACCTGCTGGAGGCACGGGTGCGCGAGGCCGGGCACACCCTCGTCGAACGCACCATCTGCCCGGACGATGCCGCCGAGATCTACGACGTGCTGCGCCGCTTCATCGCGAGCAAGCAGGTCGACTGCGTCATCACCACCGGCGGCACCGGGCTGACCGGGCGCGATGTCACGCCAGAGGCGCTCGACCGGGTGAAGGACAAGGACATTCCCGGTTTCGGCGAGCTGTTCCGCTGGATCAGCTACCAGAGCATCGGCACATCCACCGTGCAGAGCCGCGCCTGCGCGGTGCTGGCGGGCGACACCTTTGTCTTCGCCCTGCCCGGATCGAACGGCGCGGTGAAGGACGGGTGGGACAAGATCCTCAAGGACCAGCTCGATAGCCGCCACCGGCCCTGCAACTTCGTCGAGCTGATGCCCCGCCTGCTCGAACGGTAA